One segment of uncultured Fretibacterium sp. DNA contains the following:
- the speD gene encoding adenosylmethionine decarboxylase, whose translation MSPKGVHFIVEASGCGEVITDVVRLQDILVEAAKQANAQVWSVSFNRFPPNGVSGVVVISESHLSVHTWPEVNYMALDIYTCGANSKPFKAVEYVLKTVEAKRSHITEITRGLDDDDQVFYHSFITWEEILRKNGDSEKAVS comes from the coding sequence TTGTCGCCAAAGGGGGTTCATTTCATCGTGGAGGCTTCCGGTTGCGGCGAGGTCATCACCGATGTCGTCAGGCTGCAGGATATCCTGGTGGAGGCGGCGAAGCAGGCCAACGCTCAGGTCTGGTCCGTCTCCTTCAACCGTTTTCCGCCCAACGGGGTCAGCGGCGTGGTCGTCATCAGCGAGTCGCATCTCTCGGTGCACACCTGGCCGGAGGTCAATTACATGGCGCTCGACATCTACACCTGCGGGGCCAACAGCAAGCCCTTCAAGGCGGTGGAGTACGTCCTGAAGACGGTCGAGGCCAAACGCAGCCACATCACGGAGATAACCCGCGGGCTCGACGACGACGACCAGGTCTTTTACCATTCCTTCATCACCTGGGAGGAAATACTGAGGAAGAACGGGGACTCCGAAAAGGCCGTCTCCTGA